From Neisseria musculi, the proteins below share one genomic window:
- a CDS encoding extracellular solute-binding protein, whose product MKKALAVSVALLAAAPAFAEELVVYSSRADNLLRPVAEAYQKKTGVNIKLVNDKAGPLMEKLKAEGSNSPADVFITVDGGNLWQATQMGLLRPIDSAVLKGNIPANLRDPKNHWYGLSVRARTIFYNTAKVKPAELSTYAALADPKWKGRLCLRTSNNVYNQSLVGTMIANQGQGKTMQTVKGWVANLAAQPFPDDTSLLEAIGEGRCDVGIANTYYFGRLSDKKPNLPIGVFFADQQSKGTHVNVSGAGVAKHSKKAAQAQKFIEWLSGSEAQNLFADLNHEYPANPKISPDPKVAKWGRFKQDIINVSVAGSNQKKAVMLMKQAGYK is encoded by the coding sequence ATGAAAAAAGCCCTTGCCGTTTCTGTTGCCCTGCTGGCAGCCGCGCCTGCGTTTGCCGAGGAGCTGGTGGTGTATTCTTCGCGCGCCGACAACCTGCTGCGCCCCGTGGCCGAAGCCTATCAGAAAAAAACCGGCGTAAACATCAAGCTGGTAAACGATAAAGCCGGCCCCTTGATGGAAAAGCTCAAAGCCGAAGGCAGCAACAGCCCTGCCGATGTGTTTATCACCGTTGATGGCGGCAACCTGTGGCAGGCCACCCAGATGGGGTTGCTGCGGCCAATTGATTCTGCCGTGCTCAAAGGCAATATTCCTGCCAACCTGCGCGATCCCAAAAACCATTGGTACGGCCTTTCCGTGCGCGCCCGCACCATTTTCTACAACACCGCCAAAGTGAAGCCGGCCGAGCTTTCCACCTATGCCGCGCTGGCCGACCCCAAATGGAAAGGCCGCCTGTGCCTGCGCACCTCCAACAATGTGTATAACCAATCTTTGGTCGGCACCATGATTGCCAACCAAGGCCAGGGCAAAACCATGCAAACCGTTAAAGGCTGGGTGGCCAACCTCGCTGCCCAACCCTTCCCGGACGACACCTCCCTGCTGGAGGCCATCGGCGAAGGCCGCTGTGATGTGGGCATTGCCAACACTTATTATTTCGGCCGTTTGTCGGATAAAAAGCCCAATCTGCCCATCGGCGTATTTTTTGCCGACCAACAGAGTAAAGGCACCCATGTAAACGTATCCGGTGCAGGCGTGGCCAAACACAGCAAAAAAGCTGCCCAAGCGCAGAAATTTATCGAATGGCTCAGCGGCAGCGAGGCGCAAAACCTGTTTGCCGACCTCAACCACGAATATCCCGCCAATCCGAAAATCAGCCCCGACCCGAAAGTAGCCAAATGGGGCAGATTCAAACAAGACATCATTAATGTATCCGTGGCCGGCAGCAACCAGAAAAAAGCCGTGATGCTGATGAAGCAGGCCGGATATAAATAA
- a CDS encoding ABC transporter permease, with the protein MSSPAFKLLPRLWLAACIAFVVIPLAVIVAALGEFDAEIWAFLLEYQLPELLKNTLWLVAGVGAGTAVLGTTAAWLTAMYDFPLRRFFFWAMMLPLAVPAYVLAFTQIGLFDYSGPLNSWMRTHYGIVQLFPDIRNGTGLAAVMSLTFYPYVYLLARNAFSSMGQRALEAGASLGLSPAHAFFRLALPMARPWIAGGVILALMEVLADFGTVSVFGYDTFTTAVYQAWFDFYSLETAKQLAALLIALVFVLLALEQLGRGNRRFSQPGKAQQHRCRPLSDGRKWLATLYCSLILTFAFLIPLVQLGFWAYETRNDGFNTTLWLNAWHSFAAGLAAALLTAAAALLLALAKRADKSRFAAVAARIATLGYGIPGTVLAVGVFVPVAWFDNVLISYLKLPEGTTAVFKGTLAVMLAAYLIRFLAVAYAAVEAGLERISPSQAEAARSLGCTGAGVLRRIYLPLLKGSLGTAVLMAFVDIMKEMPITLMTRPYDWDTLAVRVYMFTIEGQYANAALPALLIVLTGLVPVILFSRTEQNP; encoded by the coding sequence ATGAGTAGCCCTGCATTCAAACTGCTGCCGCGTTTGTGGCTGGCGGCCTGCATTGCGTTTGTTGTGATCCCTCTGGCTGTGATTGTGGCGGCCTTGGGAGAATTTGACGCTGAAATTTGGGCATTTCTGCTCGAATACCAACTGCCCGAGCTGCTGAAAAACACGCTGTGGCTGGTGGCGGGTGTGGGTGCCGGCACGGCAGTGTTGGGCACCACAGCGGCATGGCTGACCGCGATGTATGATTTTCCGCTGCGGCGTTTTTTCTTTTGGGCGATGATGCTGCCGCTGGCCGTGCCGGCTTATGTGTTGGCGTTTACCCAAATCGGTTTGTTTGACTACAGCGGCCCGCTCAACAGCTGGATGCGCACGCATTACGGCATCGTGCAGCTTTTTCCCGACATCCGCAACGGCACCGGGCTGGCTGCGGTGATGAGCCTCACCTTTTATCCCTATGTTTACCTGCTGGCGCGCAATGCTTTTTCCAGCATGGGGCAGCGCGCACTCGAAGCCGGTGCATCGTTGGGGCTTTCGCCCGCGCACGCATTTTTCAGGCTGGCGCTGCCGATGGCGCGGCCGTGGATTGCCGGCGGCGTGATTTTGGCGCTGATGGAAGTGTTGGCCGATTTCGGCACCGTTTCCGTGTTTGGCTATGACACCTTCACCACCGCCGTTTATCAGGCCTGGTTCGATTTTTACTCGCTCGAAACCGCCAAACAGCTCGCCGCCCTGCTGATTGCGCTGGTGTTCGTGTTGCTGGCGCTCGAGCAGCTCGGCCGCGGCAACCGCCGTTTCAGCCAACCGGGCAAGGCGCAGCAACACCGCTGCAGACCGCTTTCAGACGGCCGCAAATGGCTGGCAACACTCTATTGCAGCCTGATTCTGACTTTTGCCTTTCTGATTCCGCTGGTGCAGCTGGGCTTTTGGGCATACGAAACCCGCAACGACGGCTTTAATACCACCCTGTGGCTCAACGCCTGGCATTCGTTTGCCGCCGGCCTGGCCGCCGCCCTGCTCACCGCCGCTGCCGCCCTGCTGCTGGCATTGGCCAAACGCGCCGACAAAAGCCGCTTTGCCGCCGTGGCCGCCCGCATTGCCACGCTGGGTTACGGCATTCCCGGCACCGTGCTGGCAGTGGGCGTGTTTGTGCCGGTGGCGTGGTTCGACAATGTATTGATTAGCTATCTCAAACTACCCGAAGGCACCACTGCCGTTTTCAAAGGCACCCTGGCCGTGATGCTGGCCGCCTACCTGATTCGTTTTCTGGCGGTGGCTTATGCAGCGGTGGAAGCCGGTTTGGAACGCATCAGCCCCTCGCAGGCCGAAGCAGCGCGCTCGCTGGGCTGCACCGGAGCCGGCGTGTTGCGGCGGATTTATCTGCCGCTGCTCAAAGGCTCGCTCGGAACAGCAGTGTTGATGGCATTTGTCGATATCATGAAAGAAATGCCGATAACGCTGATGACGCGCCCCTATGATTGGGACACCCTGGCCGTGCGCGTTTACATGTTTACCATCGAAGGGCAATACGCCAACGCCGCGCTGCCGGCACTGCTGATTGTTTTAACCGGCCTGGTTCCCGTTATCCTGTTTTCGCGCACGGAGCAAAACCCATGA
- a CDS encoding ABC transporter ATP-binding protein, translating into MILNVSQLSLSFGAKPVLQDFGFKLAEGEIACLLGHSGCGKTTALRAIAGFEQPNSGSITLKGQTLSDGRSFTPPHQRRIGMVFQDYALFPHLTVAQNIAFGLSGQSAAAQAQRVNGLLALTGLPEYGNHYPHQLSGGQQQRVALARALAPKPGLILLDEPFSNLDADLRARLSKEVRQLLKQEQTSAVLVTHDQQEAFAMADKIGIMHEGRLKQWDTPYNLYHRPADAHTARFIGTSVMLRGRVSGTNCVKLTVGEFCGTVPLGCQSCTEVDVLIRPDDIVHDHHSPITAEVLDKDFKGSHFIYTLKLDSGETVPAHIGGHHDHPIGSRIGIRMEIQDLIAFPAENQAV; encoded by the coding sequence ATGATTTTAAACGTTTCGCAACTGAGCCTCTCATTCGGCGCCAAGCCCGTGCTGCAGGATTTCGGATTTAAGCTGGCAGAAGGCGAAATCGCCTGCCTGCTGGGCCACTCCGGCTGCGGCAAAACCACCGCCCTGCGCGCGATAGCCGGCTTCGAGCAGCCAAACAGCGGCAGCATCACCCTCAAAGGGCAAACCCTTTCAGACGGCCGCAGCTTCACGCCGCCGCACCAACGCCGCATCGGCATGGTATTTCAAGACTACGCCCTGTTCCCCCATCTCACCGTAGCGCAGAATATCGCCTTCGGGCTGAGCGGGCAGAGCGCCGCCGCACAAGCGCAGCGCGTTAACGGGCTGCTGGCGCTCACCGGCCTGCCCGAATACGGCAACCACTATCCCCACCAACTCTCCGGCGGCCAGCAGCAGCGCGTTGCACTCGCACGCGCACTCGCGCCCAAGCCCGGCCTGATTCTGCTGGACGAACCGTTTTCCAACCTCGATGCCGATTTGCGCGCCCGCCTGTCCAAAGAAGTGCGCCAACTGCTCAAGCAGGAACAAACCAGTGCCGTTTTGGTTACCCACGACCAGCAGGAAGCCTTCGCCATGGCCGACAAAATCGGCATCATGCACGAAGGCCGTCTGAAACAGTGGGATACCCCCTACAACCTCTACCACCGCCCCGCCGATGCCCACACCGCCCGCTTTATCGGCACCAGCGTGATGCTGCGCGGCCGGGTAAGCGGCACAAACTGCGTGAAGCTGACCGTAGGCGAATTCTGCGGCACCGTGCCTTTGGGCTGCCAAAGCTGCACCGAAGTAGATGTATTAATCCGCCCCGACGACATCGTACACGACCACCACAGCCCCATCACCGCCGAAGTGCTCGACAAAGACTTCAAAGGCAGCCACTTTATCTACACGCTCAAGCTCGACAGCGGCGAAACCGTGCCCGCACACATCGGCGGCCACCACGACCACCCTATCGGCAGCCGCATCGGCATCCGCATGGAAATCCAAGACCTCATCGCCTTCCCCGCAGAAAATCAGGCCGTCTGA